The Hydrogenothermus marinus DNA segment AAAATTTAATAATAGATACCCATGGACAAAATGTTATAGATGAAGTTTATGATCTTTTAAGATATACTCTTGAAACTATTGGAAATAAACCTGTATTACTTGAAAGAGATAATAATATTCCTCCTTATAAAGAGCTGTTAAAAGAGTATAAAAAAGTAAAAGATATTGTTGAAAATGAAAAAAAATTCGTTTGAGATTATAGAAAAGTTTTACAAATCTATTATTTATGGAGAAAATCTATTAAATCTTCCAGAAAATAGACTTTCTATTTACCAAAGTTTAGTTTATAACAATATAGAAGATTCATGTGCCAAAGCTTTTCCTTTAACTAAAAAAATTTTAGAAGATAAATGGGAAAAGCTTATATCCGATTTCTTAAAAAATCATAAATTTAAGTCTCCTTATCTTTGGGAAGTTCCTAAGGAGTTTATTTCTTTTTTAAAAAATAAAGGAATTTTTGAGGAAAAATCCTTTTTATATGAGTTAATGCTTTATGAATGGTTAGAAATAGAGATTTTTAATGAAGATATACCATCTGTAAATAGAGAGTTTAATTGGTATGAAAAATATAATTTTTCAAAAACTTCCAAGCTACTGAATTTCAAGTATCCTATACATAAGATTTCAGAGATTGATATAAAAAAGATAGAAGATTTAAAAGCTGATTACTTTTTAATAATATTTCAAAATCCAGATACTTATGAAATAGAGTATTTAGAAATAACACCTTTTTTATATCAAATACTTGATAATATAAATTCAGAAAAACTTATAAATCAAGTAAAACAAGTTTGTAAAAGTTTTAATATTAATTATGAAGATATACTTCCTAAATTGGAAAATTTCTTTAAAATGCTTATAAAAAATAAAATTTTAATTTAAAAGAGGGAGAAAAACTCCCTCTACTAATTAATCTTCTAAAGTTGAAGTGTCTCCAAGAGGTAAGCCTAATTCTTTAGCTCTTAGAACTCTTCTCATTATCTTTCCACTTCTTGTTTTTGGAAGTTTTTCTACAAACTCTATTTCATCTGGAACAGCTATTGGTCCAAGCTCATGTTTTACATGTTCTTTTATTTCTTTTTTCAGTTCTTCTGAAGGTTCATAACTTGTTTTAAGAATTATAAATGCTTTGATTGATTGACCTTTTATTTCATGAGGTTTACCAATAACTGCCGCTTCTGCTACAGCTGGATGAGAAACAAGGGCACTCTCAACTTCTGCTGTTCCTATTCTATGACCTGAAACATTTAATACATCATCAGCTCTTCCAAGAATCATTATATATCCATCTTCATCTTTAGTTGCCACATCTTCAGGAAGATACCATTGTTTTCCTTTTATCTGTGTCCAGTATTTTTCAAATCTTTCTGGTTCTCCCCAACATGTTCTTAAAGCTGATGGCCAAGGTTTTTTGATTACAAGATAACCTTCTGCATTTGGAGGAAGTGGATTTCCTTCTTCATCTACAACATCTGCTTCTATTCCAAAGAAAGGTTTTCCTGCTTTACCTGGTTTTTGAGGATAAGAAGGAATTGTAGTTATCATATGTCCTCCTGTTTCTGTTTGCCACCAAGTATCAACTATTGAGCATTGTTTTCTTCCAATATTCTCATAATACCAAATCCAAGCTTCAGGATTTATAGGCTCTCCAACTGAACCAAGAACTCTTAGAGATGATAAATCATATTTAGCTGGCCATTCTTCCCCATATTTCATAAAAAGTCTTACTGCTGTTGGTGCTGTATAGAAAATATTTACTCTGTATTTTTCAACTATTGACCACCATCTGCCTGGATCTGGATAGTCAGGTGCTCCTTCTGCTATTATAGATGTGGTACCAACAGATAAAGGGCCATATACTATATAGCTATGTCCTGTTATCCACCCGGTATCTGCAGTACACCAATAAATATCATCTTCATTAATATCAAATACATATTTTGTTGTTATATGAGTATAAAGATTATATCCGCCAATTGTATGTAAAACCCCTTTAGGCTTTCCTGTAGAACCTGATGTATATAAGATAAATAAAGGATCTTCTGCATCCATTATTTCAGGCTCACAGTTTGGGGATTGTTTTTCTATAAGCTCATAAAAATCAAGTTCATTCTCTTGAAGTTCTAACTCACCTTTATCTCTTTGATGTATCACAACCTTTTCAACACAATCACATTCTTGGGCTAAAGCTTCATCTACCACAGATTTTAGATTTATTTTTTTACCTCTTCTTTTAGTCCATGTTGATGTAAATACTACTTTAGCTTCTGCATCGCTTATTCTCATTCTTAAAGCATTAGCACTAAATCCTGCAAAAACTACAGAATGAATAACTCCTATTCTTGCACAAGCAAGCATTATAACTATCTGCTCTATAGTAAGAGGCATATAAATAACTACTCTATCTCCTTTCTTTAAACCAAGCTCT contains these protein-coding regions:
- a CDS encoding HvfC/BufC N-terminal domain-containing protein, with the translated sequence MKKNSFEIIEKFYKSIIYGENLLNLPENRLSIYQSLVYNNIEDSCAKAFPLTKKILEDKWEKLISDFLKNHKFKSPYLWEVPKEFISFLKNKGIFEEKSFLYELMLYEWLEIEIFNEDIPSVNREFNWYEKYNFSKTSKLLNFKYPIHKISEIDIKKIEDLKADYFLIIFQNPDTYEIEYLEITPFLYQILDNINSEKLINQVKQVCKSFNINYEDILPKLENFFKMLIKNKILI
- the acs gene encoding acetate--CoA ligase, whose protein sequence is MSKKVDEVLLKINKVYNPPKKVLEKALLTKEQFDDMYKKSIEDPEGFWAELAEKELHWYKKWDKVFEWNFPYYKWFIGGKINITYNCLDRHVQNGKRNKLAYIWVDEDGIEKKITYGELLELVNKTANALKELGLKKGDRVVIYMPLTIEQIVIMLACARIGVIHSVVFAGFSANALRMRISDAEAKVVFTSTWTKRRGKKINLKSVVDEALAQECDCVEKVVIHQRDKGELELQENELDFYELIEKQSPNCEPEIMDAEDPLFILYTSGSTGKPKGVLHTIGGYNLYTHITTKYVFDINEDDIYWCTADTGWITGHSYIVYGPLSVGTTSIIAEGAPDYPDPGRWWSIVEKYRVNIFYTAPTAVRLFMKYGEEWPAKYDLSSLRVLGSVGEPINPEAWIWYYENIGRKQCSIVDTWWQTETGGHMITTIPSYPQKPGKAGKPFFGIEADVVDEEGNPLPPNAEGYLVIKKPWPSALRTCWGEPERFEKYWTQIKGKQWYLPEDVATKDEDGYIMILGRADDVLNVSGHRIGTAEVESALVSHPAVAEAAVIGKPHEIKGQSIKAFIILKTSYEPSEELKKEIKEHVKHELGPIAVPDEIEFVEKLPKTRSGKIMRRVLRAKELGLPLGDTSTLED